One genomic window of Eggerthella timonensis includes the following:
- a CDS encoding leucine-rich repeat protein — translation MLGKKTGSGAKEGGTSEEEQASSQIKGDVELSEENAQAKIGIIVHDGLTYEVQPDGATVALTGFDAAPLRGDFVVPSSVSSGSDRFAVTAIAERAFDGCVELVSISLPATVERVAENAFNECDSLVSIQVSKKNERFSSHDGMLFDKEGAALLRCPRGKQGAAVLPASAREVSPDAFSGCASLGSVQVAEGNEAYAAINGTLYTADRSTVVFFPAGAGDAALIVEEAHAIASGAFAGCALTSITALGFVRDIAADAFDAEARAGAVVALPAGEDYEARKAVWVAAGFSSFKEPAKPGDVSVPEPSEPEAPQASGLTYEVLGDYTLAVSWQGAEGPEGVLEIPATAEVGGVSYRVSAISDAAFAGRSGLTGVTLPASVTAVGERAFEATGITEAWLPASVATVGDRAFAACASLERVVALGTPWVADSALAECSGVSVYAPSGSDNLWNVGLPAAGNHLLPYGVDLPEEPLQLEVGQSADLIGGGRLDAPDPVEVSYAYAAKPLSVDPDGTATGKAEGSSEVAVTLTLDGVELACATRAVEVAASSLAPDADAEYGEGPSNEQIVTDAQLASVESPAFLIEDFDPLFQSFETGELVDDHGMINRVSLLATGESFEQKVASGQTLKFTILAEAEEQGVGQVSVSKSSDASRDPRGSLVIPATVQHDGSTYQVSAVADNGFSTAFYLNSVSFETGSTLSKLGTSSFNNCRSLAQVDLPESVATVGDSAFTNCTSLTSIDLSSAVSIGKECFLTCTMLSSVTFGAGLTSLPEFLFSNCGSLSSVFVEGSVSGFGRGAFDLVPTRNVVVYASDSQGVAAWLSASDEAGYSFKDVQVLGGQCSVSFHSQGGTPESFVQTVAQGTPAVQPVSPVREGYGLSGWLTSDGARWDFSLPVESDVDLYAQWTEDGTDGTFVYKMRPDGESLSVAAISPSSLTGHVSIPSEYRLGDSSYPVVEVAPFALYRSQAESVVIPNSIVEIGNQAVTECPQLKSVTFQEGSRLRIVKTSAFSKCVALTAIDIPDSVEILETSTFHGCMKLERVKLPSSIRSIEPFLFYDCRSLVSVDIPQSVASVGGHAFQNCLMLESVVLPESVTEIRDYTFLSNRSLRSFDMSSIASIGDWAFYDCRTFDTVSLPAVRSIGVKGFQACSKLRFVHMPFVESLGSESFANCGSLVDVGIPSSTTYIGQKAFANCTGLTSVSLPSNTTTLDQTFFACPKLSHVMAYSSMSQVAGQVETAFEKSVREAATVYLPAVGDDGDDYETMKTAWMGYGFANVAPAQGTLPTTDGADNARWSLDADGTLRIECTQPGAVIQDLGWKIGGDATGKYWDPVRGFVKRVSVDPGVDAVSMVKWFVKMTNLEAVDSLTIPPSTTSVSALFSECYSLRELPSGFTMPDTVQTCSHMFQYCSSLAELPDTFRISNNIYDNLNGFSVMFQGCSSLKRLPEGFEIPENTQVNSFSGMFQYCSSLEGLPQGFKLRSKLDNAQLYNTFDGCSSLRSLPDGFSLPEGAKQMHNLFNGCSSLEALPDDFRLPASTETAMEMFQGCSSLKRLPDGFKMPASILNCAEMFNGCSSLETLSDGFTTNSTLHCFNMFEGCSSLTALPDGFTISPKASSTSYMFSGCSSLASLPSGFSIPDSVTSAEGMFLECVSLTALPDAFAFPANAPVDPELKVFYCAPTVDGGRVPLRYAGSDAAILSYDWESQNRTLVTSDADMGEWGMRQVKYQVQSPDEAAGFPWETRTTAWTDKRGILADPGNLQLEGYTFSGWCADEACLVPFDFSKPVPEGVTELYGKWIIAGGIDERLPLETGTKGDVWWRVAADGTLSIEGAGQVADLQIGAATCTKGYWGPYRKQVKKIEMGAGVRARDMEAWFAQMPNLTDISDFAIPEGTENVQDLFQTCTSLARLPEGFHMPDSMIMATGIFAECTSLETLPESFVLTPNLVYANWMFNNCRALRSLPHGFTLPKVTSRFNFMFQNCTSLTSLPEGFGFGEPANVVNVEFMFNGCTKLTYIPASFKTTGLTAAAKATMGSSFKVPGSVPLETHYAGNLADFQGPDANYWSSQNRKIVSSVPSGTAYVNLMVPSKDTGAYELWMRQPAEVGATLAEPNAFVREGSTFTGWYVDDKLTEPYDFATGTVPVEGLTLYARYQANSGTLPTTDSGQNASWSFEDGTLTVKCDVPEAEIADLGLLKNDAEPGYWNFLRGEVTAVVVDASVKTANMDGWFRNMPSLTDISRATVPAGTKSAQQLFDGCSKLAVVPAGFTLPEGLENVVQMFRNCTSIEALPAGFALPAGVLNASGFLAYAPLTALPAGFTIPEGTTDASWMFTGCKNLATLPDGFSLPGSVRTAAHMFSECGLTSLPSSFLLQYGLEDASYLFFSNKKLETLPAGFKVPASVLDAQEMFNRCESLALLPEGFTFEGSVTKTCWTFSECSSLRALPEGFALPTSSSTIKSMFAKCSSLQYLPASFDLSTLVPELRTDASLFDLFYPGSAPLTTVYYDGSDLSKLAPEGVDATAYWNDKYRRTLVNDASALDPGVLLVEFKAKAEGENAWTTQRTLVSDAEGKVTELPADARYGYRFGGWCTDEACRIPALFSESLVSLDGDGDGVVTLYGSYTLRLSADVPLAAKVTVGASGDVVAAGFDMVSNTPKPLVIRQVVSEKAGGASKLIPRAGDLEKVRIGIALGDKTTSLPVSGSSAYVGFLDAASPGRPTVLGGSIGLELNGAQIDYQPGDDITSLAKLTWTIEAA, via the coding sequence GTGCTCGGAAAGAAGACGGGCTCTGGAGCGAAAGAGGGCGGAACGAGCGAAGAGGAGCAGGCATCGAGCCAGATCAAGGGCGATGTCGAGCTGTCGGAGGAGAACGCGCAAGCGAAGATCGGCATTATCGTGCATGACGGACTGACATACGAGGTGCAGCCCGATGGCGCCACCGTGGCGCTGACGGGCTTCGATGCAGCGCCCCTTCGGGGCGATTTCGTCGTGCCCTCGTCCGTTTCGAGCGGATCGGATCGCTTCGCCGTGACGGCCATCGCCGAGCGCGCGTTCGACGGCTGCGTCGAACTCGTGTCGATATCGCTGCCCGCTACGGTTGAGCGCGTCGCCGAAAACGCGTTCAACGAATGCGACTCGCTCGTGTCCATCCAGGTAAGCAAGAAGAACGAGCGGTTCAGCTCGCATGACGGCATGCTGTTCGACAAGGAGGGCGCCGCCCTTCTGCGCTGCCCTCGCGGCAAGCAGGGGGCAGCGGTACTGCCCGCGAGCGCACGCGAAGTCTCGCCCGACGCGTTCTCGGGCTGTGCGAGCCTGGGCTCCGTGCAGGTTGCCGAAGGAAACGAAGCGTACGCCGCGATCAACGGGACGCTGTACACGGCCGATCGCTCGACTGTGGTGTTCTTCCCGGCTGGTGCCGGCGACGCGGCGCTCATCGTAGAGGAGGCCCACGCGATCGCATCCGGCGCGTTCGCCGGATGCGCGCTGACGTCCATCACCGCGCTCGGCTTCGTGCGCGACATCGCGGCCGACGCCTTCGACGCGGAGGCGCGCGCCGGCGCCGTCGTGGCGCTGCCCGCCGGCGAGGACTACGAAGCCCGCAAGGCCGTGTGGGTGGCGGCTGGGTTCTCGAGCTTCAAGGAGCCTGCGAAGCCGGGCGACGTGTCCGTCCCCGAACCGTCCGAGCCCGAGGCCCCGCAGGCCTCCGGTCTCACGTACGAGGTGCTCGGCGACTACACGCTGGCAGTTTCGTGGCAGGGCGCCGAAGGGCCGGAAGGCGTCCTCGAGATCCCCGCGACCGCCGAGGTGGGCGGCGTGTCCTACCGCGTCTCCGCCATCTCCGACGCCGCGTTCGCCGGCCGTTCGGGCCTGACCGGCGTTACGCTCCCCGCGAGCGTGACCGCCGTCGGCGAGCGAGCCTTCGAGGCGACCGGCATCACGGAAGCCTGGCTCCCTGCCTCCGTCGCGACGGTCGGCGACCGCGCCTTCGCGGCGTGCGCCTCGCTCGAGCGCGTCGTCGCGCTCGGCACCCCCTGGGTCGCGGACAGCGCGCTCGCCGAGTGCTCCGGGGTGTCGGTCTACGCCCCGTCGGGCTCCGACAACCTCTGGAACGTCGGCCTCCCGGCCGCCGGCAACCACCTCCTGCCTTACGGAGTCGACCTGCCCGAAGAGCCGCTGCAGCTGGAAGTCGGCCAATCCGCTGACCTCATCGGAGGCGGCCGGCTCGACGCCCCCGATCCCGTCGAGGTCTCCTACGCCTATGCCGCCAAGCCGCTGTCCGTCGACCCCGACGGCACGGCAACCGGCAAAGCCGAAGGCTCCTCCGAGGTCGCAGTAACGCTGACCCTCGACGGCGTCGAGCTCGCCTGTGCCACCCGCGCGGTGGAGGTTGCGGCGTCCTCTCTGGCTCCTGATGCTGATGCAGAATACGGAGAAGGGCCTTCGAACGAGCAGATCGTTACCGATGCCCAATTGGCTTCGGTCGAATCTCCGGCGTTTTTGATCGAAGATTTCGATCCGCTCTTTCAGTCTTTCGAGACTGGCGAGCTCGTTGACGATCATGGCATGATCAATCGCGTATCCCTGCTTGCAACGGGTGAAAGTTTCGAGCAGAAAGTGGCATCAGGGCAAACGCTCAAATTTACAATATTGGCCGAAGCCGAAGAACAAGGAGTAGGTCAGGTTTCGGTGTCGAAAAGTAGCGATGCCTCGCGCGATCCGCGAGGGTCCCTCGTCATTCCAGCGACAGTCCAGCACGACGGGTCGACCTACCAGGTTTCGGCCGTCGCCGATAATGGCTTCTCGACTGCGTTCTATCTGAACTCAGTGTCGTTCGAAACGGGAAGCACGTTGTCGAAGCTCGGCACCAGCAGCTTCAACAATTGCCGATCGCTGGCTCAGGTTGATCTGCCTGAATCGGTCGCAACCGTTGGGGATTCGGCGTTCACGAATTGCACGAGTTTAACCAGCATCGATTTGTCGTCAGCGGTTTCGATCGGGAAGGAATGCTTTCTAACTTGCACGATGCTCTCTTCGGTGACGTTCGGTGCCGGCTTGACGAGCTTGCCGGAGTTTCTTTTCTCGAATTGCGGCTCGCTTTCCTCCGTTTTCGTAGAAGGAAGCGTGAGCGGTTTCGGGAGAGGAGCGTTCGATCTCGTTCCAACTCGCAACGTCGTCGTCTACGCCTCGGATTCCCAAGGCGTTGCAGCTTGGCTTTCCGCATCTGACGAGGCGGGGTATTCGTTTAAGGACGTGCAGGTCTTAGGGGGGCAGTGTTCGGTTTCGTTCCACTCCCAAGGCGGTACGCCTGAATCGTTCGTGCAGACGGTAGCGCAGGGAACGCCTGCAGTGCAGCCCGTTTCGCCCGTAAGGGAAGGCTACGGTCTTTCGGGATGGTTGACTTCAGATGGTGCTCGCTGGGATTTCTCGCTTCCGGTGGAAAGCGATGTCGATTTGTACGCTCAATGGACGGAGGACGGAACCGACGGAACGTTCGTTTATAAAATGCGGCCTGATGGCGAGAGCCTCTCCGTGGCTGCGATCAGCCCTTCTTCGCTGACCGGCCATGTTTCCATCCCGTCGGAGTATCGTCTTGGAGACTCCTCGTATCCGGTGGTCGAGGTTGCGCCCTTTGCGTTGTATCGCTCCCAAGCGGAATCAGTGGTTATTCCTAACTCCATTGTAGAGATCGGCAATCAAGCTGTTACGGAGTGCCCGCAGCTGAAATCGGTGACGTTTCAAGAGGGGAGCAGACTGCGCATCGTCAAAACATCGGCTTTCTCCAAGTGCGTTGCGCTTACGGCTATCGATATACCTGATAGTGTGGAAATTCTTGAGACGAGCACGTTCCATGGCTGCATGAAGCTTGAGAGGGTCAAGCTGCCGTCGTCCATCCGCTCGATCGAACCCTTCTTGTTCTACGATTGCCGAAGTCTCGTTTCGGTCGACATTCCGCAGTCCGTAGCGAGCGTAGGAGGGCACGCTTTCCAGAACTGTCTCATGCTGGAATCCGTGGTTCTTCCTGAATCGGTCACCGAGATCAGGGATTACACGTTCCTTTCGAATCGATCTTTGAGGTCTTTCGATATGTCCTCAATTGCGTCGATTGGCGACTGGGCGTTCTACGATTGTCGTACGTTTGATACGGTGAGCCTACCCGCTGTGCGATCCATTGGCGTCAAGGGTTTTCAGGCTTGTTCGAAGCTGCGTTTCGTCCACATGCCTTTCGTTGAGAGCTTGGGCTCGGAGTCTTTTGCAAATTGCGGCTCGCTTGTGGATGTGGGTATTCCGTCCTCAACGACATATATCGGTCAGAAAGCCTTCGCTAATTGCACCGGCTTGACTTCGGTGAGTTTGCCGTCGAACACGACGACGCTTGACCAGACATTCTTCGCCTGCCCGAAGCTTTCGCATGTGATGGCGTACAGCTCGATGTCTCAAGTAGCTGGCCAGGTTGAAACGGCATTCGAGAAAAGCGTGAGGGAGGCTGCGACCGTATACCTTCCAGCAGTTGGCGATGACGGCGACGATTACGAGACGATGAAGACCGCCTGGATGGGGTATGGCTTCGCGAATGTTGCACCTGCGCAAGGCACGCTGCCCACTACGGATGGCGCCGATAACGCCCGTTGGTCGCTCGACGCCGACGGCACGCTGCGCATCGAATGCACGCAGCCCGGCGCGGTAATCCAGGATTTGGGGTGGAAGATAGGCGGGGACGCTACGGGCAAGTACTGGGATCCCGTTCGCGGGTTCGTCAAGCGCGTGAGCGTCGATCCGGGCGTGGATGCGGTGAGCATGGTCAAATGGTTCGTGAAGATGACCAACCTCGAGGCGGTTGACAGCCTGACCATTCCCCCCAGCACTACAAGCGTGAGCGCGCTGTTCTCCGAATGCTACTCCCTGAGGGAGTTGCCGAGCGGGTTCACCATGCCCGACACGGTGCAGACGTGCAGCCATATGTTCCAATACTGCTCTTCGCTTGCCGAGCTGCCCGACACTTTCAGGATTTCGAACAATATCTACGACAACCTCAACGGTTTCAGCGTGATGTTCCAAGGATGCTCGTCGCTCAAGCGTCTCCCGGAGGGTTTCGAGATTCCCGAGAACACGCAGGTGAACAGCTTCTCGGGCATGTTCCAGTACTGCTCGTCGCTCGAGGGCCTTCCGCAGGGTTTCAAACTGCGAAGCAAGCTGGACAATGCACAGCTCTACAACACGTTCGACGGGTGCTCGTCGCTGCGCAGCCTGCCCGACGGCTTCAGCCTTCCCGAAGGCGCCAAGCAGATGCACAACCTGTTCAACGGCTGCTCGTCTTTGGAGGCCTTGCCCGACGATTTCAGGCTGCCCGCATCGACCGAGACTGCCATGGAGATGTTCCAGGGCTGCTCGTCGCTCAAGCGCCTGCCCGACGGATTCAAGATGCCCGCATCTATCCTGAACTGCGCCGAGATGTTCAACGGCTGCTCGTCGCTGGAGACCTTGTCCGACGGGTTCACGACCAATTCGACGCTGCACTGCTTCAACATGTTCGAAGGCTGCTCCTCCTTGACGGCGCTCCCTGACGGCTTCACCATATCCCCAAAGGCTAGCAGCACAAGCTACATGTTCAGTGGATGCTCCTCGTTGGCCTCGTTGCCGAGCGGGTTCTCGATACCCGACTCGGTGACATCTGCCGAGGGCATGTTCTTGGAATGCGTCTCGCTGACCGCGCTCCCGGACGCGTTCGCCTTCCCGGCGAACGCCCCGGTCGATCCTGAGCTGAAGGTGTTCTACTGCGCTCCGACCGTCGACGGAGGGCGTGTGCCGCTGCGCTACGCGGGAAGTGACGCCGCCATCCTCTCCTACGACTGGGAGAGCCAGAACCGCACGCTTGTCACAAGCGATGCCGACATGGGCGAGTGGGGCATGCGCCAGGTGAAATACCAGGTGCAGAGCCCCGACGAGGCCGCGGGCTTCCCGTGGGAGACGCGCACGACGGCATGGACGGACAAGCGGGGCATCCTCGCCGACCCCGGCAACCTGCAGCTGGAGGGCTACACGTTCAGCGGCTGGTGCGCCGACGAGGCGTGCCTGGTTCCGTTCGATTTCTCGAAGCCGGTGCCCGAAGGCGTGACCGAGCTGTACGGCAAGTGGATCATCGCGGGCGGAATCGACGAGCGCCTACCGCTCGAAACGGGAACGAAGGGCGATGTGTGGTGGCGCGTCGCCGCCGACGGCACGCTGTCGATAGAAGGTGCCGGCCAGGTGGCGGATCTGCAAATAGGAGCTGCCACCTGCACGAAGGGCTACTGGGGGCCGTACCGCAAGCAGGTTAAGAAGATCGAGATGGGCGCAGGCGTCCGTGCTCGCGATATGGAAGCCTGGTTCGCGCAGATGCCGAATCTCACGGATATCTCCGATTTCGCGATCCCCGAAGGAACGGAGAACGTGCAGGACCTGTTCCAGACGTGCACTTCGCTCGCGCGCCTGCCCGAGGGCTTCCATATGCCCGACAGCATGATAATGGCGACGGGCATATTCGCCGAATGCACGAGCCTCGAGACGCTGCCCGAAAGCTTCGTGCTCACTCCCAACCTCGTATACGCGAACTGGATGTTCAACAACTGCCGTGCCTTGCGGTCGCTTCCCCACGGCTTCACGCTGCCGAAGGTCACGAGCCGCTTCAATTTCATGTTCCAGAACTGCACGTCGCTGACCTCGCTTCCGGAGGGCTTCGGGTTCGGAGAGCCTGCGAACGTCGTGAACGTCGAGTTCATGTTCAACGGCTGCACGAAGCTGACGTACATCCCCGCGTCGTTCAAGACGACGGGCCTCACCGCTGCGGCGAAGGCGACGATGGGAAGCTCGTTCAAGGTGCCGGGAAGCGTCCCGCTCGAAACGCATTACGCGGGAAACCTCGCGGATTTCCAGGGCCCGGATGCAAACTACTGGTCCAGCCAGAACAGAAAGATCGTCTCCTCGGTTCCGTCCGGTACGGCGTACGTCAACCTGATGGTGCCCAGCAAGGACACGGGCGCCTATGAGCTGTGGATGCGGCAGCCTGCAGAGGTGGGCGCTACGCTGGCCGAGCCGAATGCGTTCGTGCGCGAAGGCAGTACTTTCACGGGTTGGTACGTCGACGACAAGCTGACCGAGCCGTACGACTTCGCGACGGGCACGGTGCCCGTCGAGGGCCTCACGTTGTACGCGCGCTATCAAGCGAACAGCGGGACGCTGCCCACGACCGACAGCGGGCAGAACGCCTCGTGGTCGTTCGAGGACGGCACGCTCACCGTCAAATGCGACGTTCCGGAGGCGGAGATCGCCGATCTGGGACTTTTGAAGAACGATGCCGAACCCGGTTACTGGAACTTCTTACGCGGCGAAGTGACGGCCGTCGTCGTGGACGCGTCGGTGAAGACAGCGAACATGGACGGCTGGTTCAGGAACATGCCGAGCCTGACCGACATCTCGCGTGCGACCGTTCCTGCGGGAACGAAGTCCGCGCAACAGCTGTTCGACGGCTGCTCGAAGCTGGCGGTCGTCCCGGCTGGCTTTACGTTGCCCGAAGGGCTCGAGAACGTGGTGCAGATGTTCAGGAATTGCACGAGCATCGAAGCGCTTCCCGCCGGGTTCGCTCTGCCTGCAGGGGTGCTCAATGCGTCGGGATTCCTCGCGTATGCCCCGTTAACCGCGTTGCCTGCGGGTTTCACCATCCCTGAAGGCACGACCGACGCATCGTGGATGTTCACCGGCTGCAAGAACCTCGCGACGTTACCCGACGGGTTCAGCCTTCCTGGGTCGGTGAGGACTGCTGCGCATATGTTCTCGGAATGCGGGTTGACGTCGCTTCCTTCGAGCTTCTTGCTGCAATACGGGTTGGAGGATGCAAGCTACCTGTTCTTCTCGAACAAGAAGCTTGAGACGTTGCCGGCGGGCTTCAAGGTTCCCGCGAGCGTCTTGGACGCGCAGGAGATGTTCAACAGGTGCGAGAGCCTCGCGCTGCTTCCCGAAGGCTTCACGTTCGAGGGCAGCGTCACGAAGACGTGCTGGACGTTCTCCGAATGCTCGTCGCTGCGCGCGCTGCCGGAAGGCTTCGCTTTGCCGACGTCGTCTTCCACCATCAAATCGATGTTCGCCAAATGCTCGAGCTTGCAATACCTTCCGGCAAGCTTCGACCTGTCAACGCTTGTTCCGGAGCTGCGGACGGATGCGAGTTTGTTCGACCTGTTCTATCCGGGATCCGCTCCTTTGACAACGGTTTATTACGACGGATCCGACCTGTCGAAGCTCGCTCCCGAGGGAGTTGACGCGACGGCGTACTGGAACGACAAGTATCGCCGCACGCTCGTGAACGACGCATCCGCTCTCGATCCGGGTGTGCTGCTCGTCGAGTTCAAGGCCAAGGCGGAAGGAGAAAACGCTTGGACGACGCAGCGGACGCTCGTAAGCGATGCCGAAGGCAAGGTAACCGAGTTGCCGGCGGACGCCCGCTATGGCTATCGGTTCGGCGGATGGTGCACGGACGAGGCTTGCCGAATCCCGGCTCTGTTCTCGGAATCGCTGGTTTCGCTTGACGGGGACGGGGATGGTGTGGTGACGCTCTACGGCTCCTACACGCTGCGCCTCAGCGCGGACGTTCCACTGGCGGCGAAGGTGACCGTCGGGGCGTCGGGCGACGTGGTCGCGGCGGGTTTCGATATGGTTTCGAACACGCCGAAGCCGCTCGTGATCAGGCAGGTCGTCAGCGAGAAAGCAGGCGGCGCATCGAAGCTGATCCCGCGTGCGGGCGACCTTGAGAAGGTGCGAATTGGCATTGCGCTCGGCGACAAAACCACGAGCCTTCCCGTGAGCGGGAGCAGCGCCTACGTCGGCTTCTTGGACGCCGCCTCGCCGGGAAGGCCAACCGTGCTGGGAGGCTCGATCGGACTTGAGCTCAACGGCGCGCAGATCGACTACCAGCCCGGCGACGACATCACGTCGCTCGCGAAACTGACGTGGACGATAGAAGCAGCATAA